The Amycolatopsis sp. DG1A-15b genome contains the following window.
CGTCACCAGCGGGCCGGACGCCGGGCTGGCCGACAAGCTCGGCGGCTGCGACCCCGACGTCGCCGAGGCCGCCGCGCTCGCCCACGACCTCGGGCACCCGCCGTTCGGGCACCTCGGGGAGCAGACGCTCGACCGGATCGCCCGCCACCGCTTCGGCCTCGCCGACGGCTTCGAGGGCAACGCGCAGACGTTCCGGATCATCACCACGACCGACGTGCGCGGGCCGTCGGCGATCGGGCTGGACCTGACGGCCGCGGTGCGCGCCGCCGTCCTGAAATACCCGTGGCTGCGGCTGCACCACCCCGCGCCGCACCCGTCCGAGCTGGCGGTGCCCCCGCGCGGGGCGGCCGAGCCGGGCGACCTGCCGGGCACCGGCGCGGCCAAGTTCTCCGCCTACGCCACCGAACTCGACGACTTCGAGCAGGCTCGCGCGGCCTTCGCGGGCCGCGTCGAAGGCTGGCAGCAGACGGTCGAAGCGTCCGTGATGGACACCGCCGACGACATCGCCTACGCCATCCACGACCTGCAGGACTTCCACCGCATCGGCGTCCTGCAGCACGCGCCGGTCGCCGCGGAGCTGGGGCAGTGGCTCGAGCACGCGGTGGAGCTGGCGTCGCTGGACGACGAGACGCTGTACGCGGACCTGCGCCGCCCGGGCCGCTCGCTGGAGCGCCTCCGCCGCCGCATGCACGCCAAGGACGCCTGGATCGTCGACGACGACGCGTTCGCCGCCGCGGTCGCGCGGGTGCGCGCGGAGCTGGTCGACGGGCTGCTGGGCGGCGAGTTCGACGGCTCGATCGAGGCGGAACAGGCCACGGCGGCGTTCTCCGCGAACTGGACGGCCCGCCTGGTCGACGGCGTGTTCCTGCTGCCCGCGCCGTCCACCCGCACCGGGCACGTCTCGCTGCGGCCCGCCCAGTGGCACGAGGTCCAGGTGCTGAAGTTCGTGCACCGCCGGTTCGTGCTGCTGCGCCCCGACCTCGCGCTGCACCAGCGCGGCCAGGCCGGGGTGGTGACGAGCCTGGTCGACGCGCTCGACGCGTGGCTGCTCGACCGCGACGAGGTGTCCCGCCTGCCGCGCCGGCTGCACGACCTGGTCGAGCTGGCCCGCGCCGAGTACACCGGATTGGCCCGCACGGCGCCGGAGCTGCTGGTGGGGGCGACGGGCGAGCCGGTGACGGGAGCGGACGCGGTGCGCGGGCTCGCCCGCGGGCGGGCGGTGGTCGACTTCGTGGCTTCGCTGACGGACAAGCAGGCGGTGACGCTGCTGGACGCGCTGTCCGGCCGGGCCGCGCAGCCGTGGTCGGATTCGTTCGTGCTCTGAGCCGCCGGGCCGACTGCCGGAAGCGGCGGGGGCCGGATTCGCCCGCCGCCCGCCGCCCGGCGCCTGCCGCCCGCCGCCCGATGCCCCGCGGCACCCGGGATGGCTGGTCGCCGCCTGATGCTCCGCGGCACCCGGCATGGCTGGTCGCCGCCCGCCGCCCGCCGCCCGCCGCCCGCCGCCCGATGCACTGCGGCACCCGGCATGGCTGGTCGCCGCCTGATGCTCCGCGGCGCCCCCACACGGCTGCCCCGCCCGCGGCTCCCCACCTGGCCGGGCGGTCCCGCCGCGGCGGGACACCGCCGCCGTTCGGCCGGCAGCCCGCGGCGGGCGCCGTACCGGACCGGCGTAACTCGCCGTCCCTGCGCGGTAACGAATTCTCCCGGTGACCCCGCCGGTTGCACGGTCCGGTGTGTTGCTTGTGGACATCCCAGTCCGTGGTCGCCCCTTGCGGGCGGCGGTGGGACGATCATTTGTCCGGTGCGTGTCCGGTGACCGGTTCACCGCTGCGCTGAACGGCCTACGTCATCCGGCCCCTTCGGGAAATTATCCGTCCTTTGTCACTCGAACGGCTGATGTTTACGGAGAACTCGCGGTACTTGACTGGGTTCAGCCGGTGATCACCGGCGTCGGTCAGCGTGAGTCGGGGCACGCGCCTGGAGAATTCGGAGGGCGCCCGTGCGCCGTACCCGTTCCAATAGATCGAGATCCACTGTGCTCACCGCCGGTGCCGCGGCCCTGCTCGCCGCGCTCGGCCTGGTTTCCCCGCCGGTCGCGGGAGCCGCACCAGCGTCCGGTCCGGACGCGTTCAGCGAAACCGCGCAACAGCAGATCGCCGCCCTGCAGGCGGTCAAGGCGGGCCGCACCGCCACCGAATCCAAAGTGGACAGCAAGCTGCTCGTGGCCGCCAAGGGCGTGGGGAAGCAGCTGAACGCACTGCAGTCGGGGGCCACCGTCTCCGCGGCCGGGACCGTCCTGGTCGACATCCGCGCGAGCAAGGTCTCGCCGGACCTCCTCGCCGGGCTCACCAAGGCCGGGGCGGGCATCCGCGCGGTGTCCGACCGCTACGGCAGCGTCCGCGCCGAAGTGCCGCTGGACAAGGTCGGCGAGATCGCCGCCCGCGGCGACGTCAAGCGCGTCGAGCAGGCCGACCAGGCGATGACCGCGCGGGAACTGGCCACGCCGGCGACGACGCCGGGCAAGTCCGAAACCAAGGCCGAAACCAAGCAGCAAAAGGCCGACCGCATCGCCGGCGAGCTGCAAAAGGCCATCAGCGCCAAGACCCAGCGCAGTGCCGCCGCGGCCGCGCCGCTGGTCAGCGAAGGCGACCGGGCGCACAACGCCGACCTCGCGCGCCAGCAGTTCGGCGTCACCGGTGTCGGCGTCAAGGCGTGCGCCCTGTCCGACGGCGTCGACTCCTTGGCCGCTTCGCAGGCCAAGGGCGAACTCCCGCCGGACGTCGACGTCCTCCCCGGCCAAGAGGGTCAGGACGACGAGGGCACCGCGATGCTCGAGATCATCCACGACCTCGCGCCCCGCGCCGCGCTCGGCTTCGCGACGGCGTTCAACTCGGACGCAAGCTTCGCGGACAACATCCGCCGGCTCCGCTTCGAGTCGCACTGCGACGTCATCGTCGACGACGTCATCTACTTCAAGGAATCGCCGTTCCAGGACTGGATCATCGCCCAGGCCGTGAACGACGTGACCGCCGACGGTGCGCTGTACTTCTCGTCCGCGGGCAACGAAGGCAACGTCGCCAGCGGCACCGCCGGGCACTGGGAAGGCGACTTCGCCGACTCCGGCAAGTCGGTCGGCAAGTTCGCCGGCACCGCGCACAACTTCGCCGGCGCGGCGGGCAACCAGATCTACGAGCCCATCTCGAACGCGTCCTCGGCCGGCGTCCCGGTGACGCTGCACTGGTCCGACCCGATCGGCGCGTCCGCCAACGACTACGACCTCTACCTGCTCAACTCCGCGGGGGCCGTGGTCAGCTTCAGCCAGAACGTCCAGGACGGCACCCAGGACCCGTACGAGATCCTGCAGACGCCGGCCTTCGGCGGCACCGGGCTGCGCCTGGCCGTCGTGAAGTTCTCCGGCCAGAACCGCTACCTGTCGCTTTCGGCGCTGCGCGGCCGGTTCTCCGACTCGGCCGACGGGCTCAAGGCCTACAACACCCCGGGCGTGACGGTCGGCCACTCGGCCGCGCGGGACGCCGTCAGCGTCGCGGCGGCTCCGGCGGCCAAGGCGTTCGGCCGGGCCCTCGAGCCGGGCGACCCGGCCAACCCGGCGGGCCCGTACCCGGGCTCGTTCAGCGGCGCCACCAAGGCCGAGCGGTTCACCTCCGACGGTCCGCGTCGGGTGTTCTACGAGGCCAACGGCACGCCGATCACCCCGGGCAACGTGTCCTCGACCGGCGGCGAGGTCCGGAACAAGCCGGAGATCACCGCGGCCGACGGCGTGCAGACCAGCGTCACCGGGTTCAACCCGTTCTTCGGCACCTCGGCCGCCGCTCCGCACGCGGCCGCCATCGCCGCGCTCGTGCTGTCCGGCAACCCCGGCCTGCCGCCCGCGGAGGTGCGCGAAGCGCTGATCAACACCGCGATCGACATCGAAACCCCCGGCCGCGACAACTTCACCGGGTCCGGCGTCATCCTGGCGGACAAGGTGCTGGCCTACACCGGCGCCAGCCCGCAGCCCCTCGCGGTGGCGAAGCAGCCGACGGTCACCCCGGCCGACGGCGGCTCGGCGCTCGACCCGGGCGACACCGCCAAGGTGACGCTGCCGGTGACCAACGACGGCGACGGCACCGCGGTGTCCACCAGCGTCGTGCTCACCAGCCCGACCCCGGGCGTCACGGTGGCGCCCCGTTCGAAGTCCTACGGCACCATCAGCCCGGGACAGACCGGCGTGAACGACTTCACCATCACCGTCCCGGCGAGCCAGCAGCTCGGCGTGCCGGTGGTGCTGAACGCCCGCGTCACCTTCGCCGGTGCGCACTCGCCGACGACGACGTCCTTCGCGCTGCCGGTCGGCACCCCGTCGCCGGTCGCGCAGGACTTCGCCTACGCGGGTGAGCCGGTGGCGATCCCGGACAACAGCCCGGTCGGGGCGTCGGTGACCATCCCGGTCACCGGGGTCGGCCGGGCGTCGAAGGTGTCGTTCTCCGTGGACGGCACCACGTGCAGCACCGACCCGACCTCGACGACGGTGGGGCTCAACCACTCCTACGTCGGTGACCTGGTCGGCACGCTGACCGCGCCTTCGGGTGCCAAGGCGACGGTGTTCCAGCGCAACGGCGGTTCCGGCAAGAACCTGTGCAAGGTCGTCTTCGCCGACGACGCGGCGGCCGCGTTCAGCACGGTGACCTCGGCGAACGCGCCGTTCACCGGCACCTGGCGGCCGACGCAGGCCCTGGCCGGCAACCTCGCCGGTGCGGCGGTCGACGGCACGTGGACGTTCGGCGTGGTCGACGCGGCGGGCGGCGACGCCGGCTCGATCCGTTCGGTCGCGCTGCACATCAACGGGTTCGTCCAGCCCGCGGCGGCCGGCGCGCCGTCGAACGTGCGGGCCGTGACGAACAACGGCCCGGTGCACCCGCTGTAACGCACTACCACCGGTACGGGGCCGTCGCGATCACCGCGGCGGCCCCGTACCGTTTTCCCCGTGGCGAAGGCACGGCAGGTCCCGGGTGGCGGACGCGCCGTCGAGGTGCCGCCGGCACGCCTCGCCGGCTGGTTCGAGCGGTTCGCCGGCGGGCACGGGGGAGCGGTGGCGACCGCGGCCACGCCGCACGAAGTCCGGGTGACCGCGGTGGACGGGACCACCGCCACCGCGACCGTCCCTTTCGGACCGCTCGTGGAGCCTTCCCTCGACGCCCTCGTGGCGCACGCGCTGGCGCCACGGCGCATCGCGCTCGTGCTGGTGCGGCGGGGCGGCCACAGCGTCG
Protein-coding sequences here:
- the dgt gene encoding dGTP triphosphohydrolase: MDQETDPRTARRDPVANVGGFTDLATSPFRIDRDRIAASPFFARLGGVTQVVSAGGAGLLHNRLTHSLKVAQVARAIAERVTSGPDAGLADKLGGCDPDVAEAAALAHDLGHPPFGHLGEQTLDRIARHRFGLADGFEGNAQTFRIITTTDVRGPSAIGLDLTAAVRAAVLKYPWLRLHHPAPHPSELAVPPRGAAEPGDLPGTGAAKFSAYATELDDFEQARAAFAGRVEGWQQTVEASVMDTADDIAYAIHDLQDFHRIGVLQHAPVAAELGQWLEHAVELASLDDETLYADLRRPGRSLERLRRRMHAKDAWIVDDDAFAAAVARVRAELVDGLLGGEFDGSIEAEQATAAFSANWTARLVDGVFLLPAPSTRTGHVSLRPAQWHEVQVLKFVHRRFVLLRPDLALHQRGQAGVVTSLVDALDAWLLDRDEVSRLPRRLHDLVELARAEYTGLARTAPELLVGATGEPVTGADAVRGLARGRAVVDFVASLTDKQAVTLLDALSGRAAQPWSDSFVL
- a CDS encoding S8 family serine peptidase — translated: MLTAGAAALLAALGLVSPPVAGAAPASGPDAFSETAQQQIAALQAVKAGRTATESKVDSKLLVAAKGVGKQLNALQSGATVSAAGTVLVDIRASKVSPDLLAGLTKAGAGIRAVSDRYGSVRAEVPLDKVGEIAARGDVKRVEQADQAMTARELATPATTPGKSETKAETKQQKADRIAGELQKAISAKTQRSAAAAAPLVSEGDRAHNADLARQQFGVTGVGVKACALSDGVDSLAASQAKGELPPDVDVLPGQEGQDDEGTAMLEIIHDLAPRAALGFATAFNSDASFADNIRRLRFESHCDVIVDDVIYFKESPFQDWIIAQAVNDVTADGALYFSSAGNEGNVASGTAGHWEGDFADSGKSVGKFAGTAHNFAGAAGNQIYEPISNASSAGVPVTLHWSDPIGASANDYDLYLLNSAGAVVSFSQNVQDGTQDPYEILQTPAFGGTGLRLAVVKFSGQNRYLSLSALRGRFSDSADGLKAYNTPGVTVGHSAARDAVSVAAAPAAKAFGRALEPGDPANPAGPYPGSFSGATKAERFTSDGPRRVFYEANGTPITPGNVSSTGGEVRNKPEITAADGVQTSVTGFNPFFGTSAAAPHAAAIAALVLSGNPGLPPAEVREALINTAIDIETPGRDNFTGSGVILADKVLAYTGASPQPLAVAKQPTVTPADGGSALDPGDTAKVTLPVTNDGDGTAVSTSVVLTSPTPGVTVAPRSKSYGTISPGQTGVNDFTITVPASQQLGVPVVLNARVTFAGAHSPTTTSFALPVGTPSPVAQDFAYAGEPVAIPDNSPVGASVTIPVTGVGRASKVSFSVDGTTCSTDPTSTTVGLNHSYVGDLVGTLTAPSGAKATVFQRNGGSGKNLCKVVFADDAAAAFSTVTSANAPFTGTWRPTQALAGNLAGAAVDGTWTFGVVDAAGGDAGSIRSVALHINGFVQPAAAGAPSNVRAVTNNGPVHPL